One genomic region from Chitinophagales bacterium encodes:
- a CDS encoding MarR family transcriptional regulator, whose protein sequence is MNNQYFQAILQIIRTGHWITDQVSIELKEFDITEPQYNVLRILRGAKGEPLTVQRILESMVQRSSNVTRIVDKLKAKGYVQRKKCPRNRRKMDITITESGLEILKEMDEKLQAFHKPMMVNLNNEELETLKNLIIKLKSHNND, encoded by the coding sequence ATGAATAACCAATACTTTCAAGCTATTCTTCAAATTATCCGAACAGGACACTGGATTACAGATCAAGTGAGCATAGAGTTGAAAGAATTTGACATTACCGAGCCTCAATACAATGTTCTGAGGATACTGAGAGGTGCAAAGGGAGAACCTTTGACCGTACAGCGAATTTTGGAGAGTATGGTGCAGCGAAGCAGCAATGTGACTCGGATTGTAGATAAATTGAAGGCAAAAGGTTATGTGCAACGAAAAAAATGTCCCCGCAATCGCAGAAAAATGGACATTACCATCACTGAATCGGGTTTGGAAATATTGAAGGAAATGGATGAAAAGTTGCAAGCTTTTCACAAACCCATGATGGTAAATCTCAACAACGAGGAATTGGAAACACTTAAAAATTTAATCATCAAGTTAAAATCTCACAACAATGACTAA